One Pseudonocardia sediminis DNA window includes the following coding sequences:
- the argH gene encoding argininosuccinate lyase: MAGSQLWGGRFASGPADALAALSKSTHFDWRLAPYDVRGSQAHARVLAKAGLLSDDELTGMLDALAELGADVESGAFGPAPDDEDVHSALERGLIERAGPDLGGKLRAGRSRNDQVATQFRMWLRDATRRVAAGVLDVVDALVAQAQAHPGAAMPGRTHLQHAQPVLLGHHLGAHAQALLRDVDRLRDWDSRAAVSPYGSGALAGSSLGLDPEAVAAELGFDSSSENSIDGTASRDFAAEAAFVLAMIGVDLSRLAEEVIVWATAEFSYVTLDDAFSTGSSIMPQKKNPDVAELARGKSGRLIGNLTGLMATLKGLPLAYNRDLQEDKEPLFDSVEQLDLLLPAVAGMVATLQFHTERLAELAPAGFTLATDVAEWLVRQGVPFRVAHEAAGGCVRAAEARGVGLADLTDDELAGVHPALNPSVRDVLTVEGSIASRNARGGTAGDRVAEQLDTLRRTAAGAREFIGGTV; encoded by the coding sequence ATGGCGGGCTCCCAGCTCTGGGGCGGGCGGTTCGCGTCCGGCCCGGCCGACGCGCTGGCCGCACTGAGCAAGTCCACGCACTTCGACTGGCGCCTGGCCCCGTACGACGTCCGCGGCTCGCAGGCGCACGCCCGGGTGCTGGCGAAGGCCGGGCTGCTCAGCGACGACGAGCTGACCGGCATGCTCGACGCACTGGCCGAGCTGGGCGCCGACGTCGAGAGCGGGGCCTTCGGGCCCGCGCCGGACGACGAGGACGTGCACTCCGCCCTCGAGCGCGGGCTGATCGAGCGGGCCGGGCCGGACCTGGGCGGCAAGCTCCGCGCCGGGCGCTCGCGCAACGACCAGGTCGCCACCCAGTTCCGGATGTGGCTGCGCGACGCCACCCGCCGGGTCGCGGCCGGGGTCCTCGACGTCGTCGACGCGCTCGTCGCGCAGGCGCAGGCGCACCCCGGCGCGGCGATGCCCGGCCGGACGCACCTGCAGCACGCCCAGCCGGTCCTGCTGGGCCATCACCTCGGCGCGCACGCGCAGGCGCTGCTGCGCGATGTGGACCGCCTGCGTGACTGGGACTCCCGGGCCGCGGTGTCGCCGTACGGGTCCGGCGCGCTGGCCGGGTCCTCGCTCGGGCTGGACCCGGAGGCGGTCGCCGCCGAGCTGGGCTTCGACTCCTCGTCGGAGAACTCGATCGACGGGACGGCGTCGCGGGACTTCGCCGCCGAGGCCGCGTTCGTGCTGGCCATGATCGGCGTGGACCTGTCGCGGCTGGCCGAGGAGGTCATCGTCTGGGCGACCGCGGAGTTCTCCTACGTCACGCTCGACGACGCGTTCTCCACCGGCAGCTCGATCATGCCGCAGAAGAAGAACCCGGACGTCGCCGAGCTCGCGCGCGGCAAGTCCGGGCGCCTGATCGGGAACCTGACCGGTCTGATGGCCACGCTCAAGGGTCTGCCGCTGGCCTACAACCGGGACCTGCAGGAGGACAAGGAGCCGCTGTTCGACTCCGTCGAGCAGCTCGACCTCCTCCTGCCCGCCGTCGCCGGGATGGTCGCGACGCTGCAGTTCCACACCGAGCGGCTCGCCGAGCTGGCCCCGGCCGGGTTCACCCTGGCCACCGACGTCGCGGAGTGGCTCGTCCGCCAGGGCGTCCCGTTCCGGGTCGCGCACGAGGCCGCCGGCGGATGCGTCCGCGCCGCCGAGGCGCGCGGCGTGGGTCTGGCCGACCTGACCGACGACGAGCTCGCCGGCGTGCACCCGGCCCTGAACCCGAGTGTGCGCGACGTACTGACCGTGGAAGGCTCCATCGCGTCGCGGAACGCGCGCGGCGGCACCGCGGGCGACCGCGTCGCCGAGCAGCTGGACACCCTGCGCCGCACCGCCGCAGGGGCCCGAGAGTTCATCGGAGGAACCGTATGA